From the genome of Natrinema marinum:
TCAACATCTTCGGCGGCATCACGCGCGGTGACGAGGTCGCCCGCGGGATCAACGAGGCGTTAGAGCAGTTCGACGAGATCCCCAAGCCGGTCGTCGTGCGACTGGCCGGGACGAACTGGGAGGAAGGCATGGAAATTCTCAACGAAGACCTCGTGACGGTCGAACAGACCTTGGAGGACGCGGTACAGCGTGCCGTCGAGTACGCTGGGGAGGTGGAAGCATGAGTGTACTAGTCGACGACGACACGCGCGTCGTGGTACAGGGCATCACCGGCGGGGAAGGCAAGTTCCACGCCGAACAGATGATGGAGTACGGCACCAACGTCGTGGCCGGCGCGGTCCCCGGCAAGGGCGGTCAGGAGGTCAGCGGCGTCCCCGTCTACGACACGGTTCACGAAGCCGTCGAGGAGGAGAACGCCGATACGTCGGTCATCTTCGTCCCGCCGGCGTTCGCCGGCGATGCGATCTTCGAGTCGCTCGACTCGGATCTCGACCTCGCGGTCGCCATCACGGAGGGCATTCCGACCCAGGACATGGCGCGAGTCAACAAGCGCCTGACCGAGACCGACACCCGTCTGATCGGCCCCAACTGCCCCGGCCTCATCACTCCCGGCGAGGCCAAACTGGGCATCCTCCCCGGCAACATCTTTTCGGAGGGGAACGTCGGCCTGGTCTCCCGCTCGGGCACGCTGACCTACCAAGTCGTCGACAACCTGACCTCTCGCGGCATCGGCCAGACCACCGCGATCGGCATCGGCGGTGACCCGATCATCGGCACCGACTTCGTCGACGCCCTCGAGCTGTTCGAGGACGACCCCGACACCGACGCCATCGTCATGTGCGGCGAGATCGGCGGCGAAGACGAGGAGGAAGCGGCCGCGTTCATCGACGACTACGTCGACACGCCGGTCGCCG
Proteins encoded in this window:
- the sucD gene encoding succinate--CoA ligase subunit alpha is translated as MSVLVDDDTRVVVQGITGGEGKFHAEQMMEYGTNVVAGAVPGKGGQEVSGVPVYDTVHEAVEEENADTSVIFVPPAFAGDAIFESLDSDLDLAVAITEGIPTQDMARVNKRLTETDTRLIGPNCPGLITPGEAKLGILPGNIFSEGNVGLVSRSGTLTYQVVDNLTSRGIGQTTAIGIGGDPIIGTDFVDALELFEDDPDTDAIVMCGEIGGEDEEEAAAFIDDYVDTPVAGFIAGRTAPPGKRMGHAGAIVSGSGTGTAESKISALNDAGVPVGDTPEEVADHIEEFLG